From a single Paramisgurnus dabryanus chromosome 17, PD_genome_1.1, whole genome shotgun sequence genomic region:
- the ap5m1 gene encoding AP-5 complex subunit mu-1: protein MSIRALWVVSHEKGESGKVRFSRRYPTVEFRAKSLAGAQYVAVPEDCVLPQLLLTELGQVDADKPYVDIRDDCAHQQRSPAVELHVDGLVGRTLWPVLAVTQGALILACLPLVEAPPEPRPPLPSLASVSQGLALLSGLQDFLCGAGGKLPEPDVLASRLAALPSVLLQICPLGRPLDTPPSAGTMPASVAPSPGGAQKQPAWKAGVHRGRAVVSVALTEKVRSMQYGKSTQQDLWDVYGMVMCKCEVEGVLPNVTVTLTLPPNGSPLQDILVHPCVTSLDASILTACSVEENDGSAFSGPYKFPFSPPLELFRLCSYTSQVPVPPILGTYQLNAEENHLKIYVVLKLHESVKNSFEYCEAHLPFFNRNLMGNVEVKVSSGQLEVSKEKNLLVWVIGQKFPKSREVSLEGTVHFSGTVAGPTDPLCTGLTTYIKLYFRIPDLTLSGCCVDQHSVQVYSSAKPRIVTTRELVSSEYYIWNSTGDAPVSSGLMIL, encoded by the exons ATGAGTATACGAGCATTGTGGGTTGTCTCTCACGAGAAGGGTGAATCTGGGAAAGTGCGGTTTTCCAG acgGTACCCAACAGTAGAGTTTCGTGCCAAATCCTTGGCTGGAGCTCAATATGTGGCTGTTCCAGAGGACTGTGTTTTACCTCAGCTTCTGCTGACAGAATTAGGGCAGGTGGATGCTGACAAACCTTACGTAGACATACGGGATGACTGTGCCCATCAACAGCGTTCACCGGCTGTGGAGCTCCACGTGGATGGCCTGGTTGGGAGAACCCTCTGGCCTGTGCTTGCTGTCACTCAAGGAGCATTAATCTTAGCCTGCCTTCCGCTCGTGGAAGCCCCTCCTGAGCCCCGGCCACCTCTCCCCAGCCTGGCCTCAGTCTCTCAGGGCTTAGCTCTGTTGTCAGGCCTGCAGGATTTCCTCTGTGGGGCTGGAGGTAAACTACCAGAGCCTGATGTGCTAGCATCACGTTTGGCAGCCCTTCCCTCGGTGCTCCTGCAGATTTGCCCTTTGGGACGGCCGCTGGATACTCCCCCTTCGGCTGGAACCATGCCTGCTTCTGTGGCTCCAAGCCCAGGGGGGGCTCAGAAGCAGCCAGCCTGGAAAGCGGGGGTCCATCGTGGAAGGGCTGTAGTAAGTGTGGCACTTACAGAGAAGGTGAGGTCCATGCAGTATGGCAAGAGTACCCAACAGGATCTGTGGGATGTGTACGGCATGGTTATGTGTAAA TGTGAGGTGGAAGGTGTTTTGCCCAATGTTACGGTCACCCTCACTCTTCCACCAAATGGCTCGCCACTGCAGGACATTCTTGTCCATCCGTGTGTGACATCTCTAGATGCAAGCATCCTCACCGCCTGCAGCGTGGAGGAAAATGATGGCTCTGCCTTTTCAGGGCCATACAAGTTCCCGTTCTCACCTCCTTTGGAGCTTTTCAGACTCTGCAGTTACACTTCTCAG GTACCTGTGCCACCAATTCTTGGCACCTACCAACTGAATGCAGAGGAGAATCATCTAAAGATATATGTGGTCCTGAAACTCCACGAAAGTGtcaaaaatagttttgagtACTGTGAGGCACACCTTCCTTTTTTCAACCG GAATCTGATGGGCAACGTGGAGGTCAAAGTGAGCTCAGGACAGCTTGAGGTGTCAAAAGAGAAGAACCTGCTGGTTTGGGTCATTG GTCAGAAGTTTCCAAAGTCTAGGGAAGTATCGCTGGAGGGGACTGTTCATTTTTCAGGGACTGTTGCTGGACCAACAGATCCTCTCTGCACAGGACTCACTACTTATATAAAA CTTTATTTTCGTATACCAGATTTAACTTTATCTGGATGCTGTGTGGATCAGCACTCTGTGCAGGTATACTCATCTGCTAAACCACGCATTGTCACAA CACGAGAACTGGTCTCTTCAGAATACTACATCTGGAACTCCACAGGGGATGCTCCTGTCTCCTCTGGTCTCATGATACTGTGA
- the exoc5 gene encoding exocyst complex component 5 → MATTAQLFEEPFDADEYIERLAWRTPGGGSKGGAEAFDPKKLLEEFVNHIEELQQLDERIQRKVEKLEQQCHREAKEFAHKVQDLQRSNQVAFQHFQELDEHISYVATKVCHLGDQLEGVNTPRQRAVEAQRLMTYFNEFLDGELRSDVFNNPEKIKEAADIIQKLHLIAQELPFDRFSDVKAKIASKYHDLERQLIQEFTAAQRRGEIGRMREVAAVLLHFKGYAHCVDVYIKQCQEGAYMRSDVFEDIALLCQRVNKQVGEVFCSPETVMAKLIQSIFENKIQAHVKEKLDETRNSDVEQYLKNLYDLYTRTTALAAKLSDFNLGSDKHTFLSKLIKNIFSCYLESYIDMERQYLQSRSSMILQRFYDSKNHQKRPVGAGSIQDLKERIRQRTNLPLGPSIDTHGETLLSQEVVVNLLQETRHAFERCNKLSDPSDLPKNAFSIFLLLVDYLCVDHIDYALEIGLSGIPSADAKNANLYFLDVVQQANTIFHLFDKQFNDHLMPLISSSPKLTECLHKKKEVIEQMEVKLDTGIDRTLNCMIGQMKQILATEQKKTDFRPEDENNVMIQYTAACSKVCVYVSKQVERVRRSMDGKNVDTVLTELGVRFHRLIHEHLQQFSYSSMGGMLAICDVAEYRRCAKDFRVALVLQLFDTLHALCNLLVVAPDNLKQVCSGEQLTNLDRNLLHAFVQLRVDYRSSRLGRHFS, encoded by the exons ATGGCTACGACAGCCCAGTTATTCGAG GAACCATTTGATGCCGATGAGTATATTGAGAGACTGGCTTGGAGAACTCCTGGAGGAGGTTCTAAAGGAGGAGCCGAGGCATTTGACCCCAAAAA GTTGCTGGAGGAGTTTGTCAACCACATCGAGGAGCTACAACAGCTAGATGAACGAATCCAGAGGAAGGTGGAGAAGTTGGAGCAGCAATGTCACCGTGAAGCCAAGGAGTTTGCCCACAAGGTCCAGGACCTGCAGAGAAGCAACCAA GTAGCCTTTCAGCACTTCCAGGAGCTTGATGAACATATCAGCTATGTGGCCACTAAGGTTTGTCATCTGGGGGATCAGCTAGAAGGAGTGAACACGCCAAGGCAGAGGGCTGTGGAAGCCCAGAGGCTCATGACGTACTTCAATGAGTTCCTGGATGGAGAGCTGCGCAGTGATGTCTTCAACAATCCTGAAAAG ATAAAAGAAGCTGCCGACATCATTCAAAAGTTGCACCTGATTGCTCAGGAGCTTCCGTTTGATAG ATTTTCTGATGTCAAGGCCAAGATAGCAA GTAAATATCATGATCTTGAGCGTCAGTTAATTCAGGAATTTACAGCAGCTCAAAGGAGAGGAGAGATTGGACGCATGCGAGAGGTGGCGGCAGTCCTGCTTCATTTTAAG GGTTATGCCCATTGTGTGGACGTCTACATTAAGCAGTGTCAAGAG GGAGCATATATGAGGAGTGATGTTTTTGAAGACATAGCCCTTCTTTGTCAGCGTGTTAATAAGCAGGTTGGAGAGGTCTTCTGCAGTCCGGAAACCGTCATGGCTAAACTCATTCAGAGTATCTTTGAGAACAAGATACAG GCTCATGTCAAAGAAAAACTAGATGAGACCCGTAACTCTGACGTGGAGCAATACCTCAAAAACCTCTATGACCTCTATACAAG GACAACGGCATTGGCTGCTAAGCTTTCGGACTTTAACTTGGGCtcagacaaacacacatttcTGTCTAAGCTGATAAAGAACATCTTCTCGTGTTATCTGGAGAGCTACATTGATATGGAGCGGCAGTATCTGCAAAGCCGCAGCAGCATGATTCTTCAACGCTTCTACGACTCAAAGAACCACCAAAAACGTCCCGTAGGTGCAGGCAG TATCCAAGACCTAAAAGAGAGGATCAGACAGCGCACTAACCTGCCTCTCGGGCCCAGTATTGATACACATGGAGAGACCCTGCTCTCACAAGAGGTTGTAGTTAACCTGCTGCAGGAAACCCGACATGCCTTTGAGAGATGCAACAAG TTGTCTGACCCTTCAGATCTACCAAAGAATGCTTTCTCCATCTTTCTTCTTTTGGTGGATTACCTCTGTGTGGACCATATAGACTATGCCCTTGAGATTGGGCTTTCAG GCATCCCATCTGCGGATGCCAAAAATGCCAACCTGTACTTCTTGGATGTGGTCCAGCAGGCCAACACAATCTTCCACCTCTTTGATAAGCAGTTTAACGATCATCTCATGCCTCTTATCAG CTCCTCTCCTAAGTTGACGGAGTGCCTGCACAAGAAGAAAGAGGTGATCGAACAGATGGAGGTGAAGCTAGACACTGGAATTGATCG GACACTGAATTGTATGATTGGCCAGATGAAGCAAATCCTAGCCACTGAGCAGAAGAAAACAGACTTCAGACCTGAAGATGAGAACAATGTCATGATACAGTACACTGCA GCTTGTTCAAAGGTGTGCGTCTACGTGAGCAAGCAGGTGGAGCGTGTGAGGAGATCCATGGATGGTAAGAATGTGGATACAGTTTTGACGGAGCTGGGAGTGAGATTCCACAGGCTAATCCATGAACACCTGCAGCAGTTCAGCTATAGCTCCATGGGTGGCATGCTAGCCATCTGTGATGTGGCAGAGTACCGCCGCTGCGCCAAAGATTTCAGG GTTGCACTTGTGCTCCAGCTCTTTGACACACTTCATGCTCTGTGTAATCTCCTGGTTGTTGCCCCGGACAACCTCAAGCAGGTGTGCTCTGGAGAGCAGTTGACCAACCTTGACAGGAACCTCCTCCATGCTTTCGTCCAGCTAAGAGTAGACTATCGCTCATCCAGACTGGGCCGACATTTTAGCTAA